From the genome of Bacteroidota bacterium:
TATATTTTTCACTCGATATATTTAATAACATCGCCTTCTACTGTATATGTTCTCGAACCAATAAGAACTCCCAGAAACGCACCGCGTGGCGGCAAAACGATGGAACCAAGAACACCTAATGAAAGGGGGATGGCCATATCGAGAAGCGAAGTTTGTCCATGTATTCTGAGATTGATAACTGCATCACCATGAGAGGACATCGTTTCATCATGAAGAAGATCAGCTAAGCTCGGTTCAGAAAGTGGAATTAAATTAAAGAGTGTGTATAAGTTTTTTATATCTCTGTTGAAATGTTTAACAATAGTGAACTTTTTCTCCATATTGGTTAACGAAGCAGTTTTATCATACCCTACCGCGGTGAGATTTACCGCCATACAACCTGTATTGAAAATTGAGAAACTTAACATAACAAAAAAAAGAATAGGTGTTTTCATTTATTACTCCTTTCATTTCTTTATTACATGATACATTAATTTACGCGTGCTGCAAAATGTATATAAGCTTAATCAAATAATGATATATTTTACAAGTATTATTTTATACTCATAAGAGTATACTTCATAACAATTTCACTTGAAATATTTGTAGTATGAGTTGTAAAAGAGATAATACCACTATCTTTTTTGATAGCGACAAACTCCTGCTTAGATATCTAATTATGAGAACGCAATACAGATGGAAATCCGCCAGCTGTATAAAAATCTCTTTAACTCTGCCGGGAAGGTTTCCTTCGTTGCCATGATGATGCTGTATATGATAAGTATCGACGACTCTTTATCCTCATAACTGATGTTACGCACATCCTTATTAATGAAAGATTATTTCGTCCCTGACGGGACTTGAAAATTGATTTGCTTGATCTTCTACAAATATCTTGTCCCTACCGGGACAATGGAACGAAATAAACGAATTAATTCATGATTTTATCGGTTTTAAGGAGCGCCGTAGGCGCTTAATATTTGTAACACAGTACGATTTCCAAATTGAGAGTCCCTTCAGGGACGAAATAAGAAGAATTTTCAGTTTTGTATAACATCAGCTCATAAATAAAAAAAAGTTGGATCTATTGATCGGAGTGTGTCCAGTAACGTTTGAGTAATTGATTAGTCCCTCTTTGTTGTACCTATTTGGCGAAGACGTTTCAATACACCAACAAAACCTTTTGCTTTCAGTAACAGTAAAATCCCAAATCCAAACATTGCCATGCTCGTATAAAAATCCTCCGTAATACTTGAATCAACTTTCACCGTAGAAATACTCGCTATAATAACTCGTAGTATCCGAGTTAAACTTTGAATTGTGTAGAACAGCCCAATTCCGGAAAAGACAACACTTTCTATTTCGTCAACCGATAGAATATTTAGATCTTCATGTTCTTCATCGTCGGTTGCGAGATAGTTCGCGAATCGTTTCGCAAGTACAAATAAACTAACCCCGACAATGAGAAATAGCACAACAAAAAATACATAGGTAACTGCTATTAATCGTTCAGATGATTCCATTGTTGCTTGAGGATTAATAATTTGAGCAACAATGAATGGTGCGCTTTCAACTGCATGAAGAAATGCGTAAATCCCAAAACCTCGAAAAAGCAGGACACACCATTTATACTCTGTCATAATTTCTCCACATTAGGTTGCTTTGACTCAGTATGTTGCTCGACCATTTAATTGCAATCGAAGTACCGACTCTTGGTGAAAACGTTGCTTATACTCGATAATGATTTCTGTTACGGTCTGTTCCACATTTACAGCGATGGGATGTACGAGCTCCATGACGAAGCTGGGTTCTCGTTCAATCACACCTCGAGAGCCACGCCACTGACCTTCTGCGCGCCATGTCGTTAGCCCATTCGGAAATCGGGGTGTGACAACTTCTGAAAGAAACAGTCTCCAGGCGGATTCTGTCACCATCAAACTATCCCCGACGTTTCTACCAAAGTATAGGCGTTCTATCACGACGGATGAATCTTGTGTATCCTGAGGCGGTGGCATACAGGAAACAAGAATCAAGAGAAGAATAAATACTATGGAATATGGTCTCATAAAATCTGTTTGCATCCTAACGGACTGGAGCTTATTTGCATTGCAGTTTCAGCATGAGCGACCGGTTAGGGCGCAAAATTTCGAGAAAATGGTTGCATCGGAATACCCAATTTATTTGCTATTGCCATTGCCAATTTATCTGACTCGGCTTGCGCTGTTACCATTGATTCTTGACTAATACTAAATACAGTATAATTTTTATTTTCGTTTGTTAGAACACGAACCTGCGAGGCATAACTTTTGTCGTTAAAAATAACAGTAGAATATGGAGTTGATTTAACTAAAACAAGTTCACTCTTGTCAAGACGCCTCGCAAATAAAATCCCCGGGAACAGTCTATGTTGAAATTTAAGTCCGGTTGAATCAATCTCAATCATTATAGGTCTGACGACAATAAATGCTATGACAACTAGAATTTCAAGAATTACATAAGCAACAGTTTCCACGACTTCTTTATTTTGATAAAGTGTAAATGCTAATATCAACACTGCTCCAAGAACAATGTATAATACCTCCTTTGAAGCGTTCTTTGTGAACACTAATCTATCGCCATTGTCATAAATAGTGTATTCTTTCTCTTCAATGTTCATTGTCTGCCTTTTCGATTTCGCCCTAACGGACTGGAATTAAGCTGCGTGGTAACGTTCCAGCACGATTTTTGCGCCTGCCGGCTTTTTTGGCGGGCGCATTGGATTATATTTTTAATTTGCGTTAACTATTTTTAGCATACGTTGTCATTTGAGAACTCTTCGCCAAAGGCCCTTCCGCCTCCACGAAGTGGTCCTTTGGACCTGGCGGAAACATTTATAAAGTTCGAGCACGAGCGGTTGCAACGTCAGCTAGATTGGTTAGGCTGCAGTTCGTGACCGGAACTAATGAGCCCGCTCATTGGCCTTGGGGCGGCTGCCATAGCTCGACCTTGTTTCCCTCTGGATCTATGACCCAGGCAAACTTCCCATATTCGGAATCGTCAATCTTCTCAAGCACATTGCAGCCTTCTTCTTTCAAAACCTTGACCAAGGCGTGGAGGTCTTCCACTCGGTAGTTGACCATGAAGGAAGCAGAGCTCGGAGCGAAGTGATTACTTTCCTGCGGATCGATTAACCAGGCAGTTGTACCTGCAACTGGCTTGCCCTCGGCGTCGGTCCAATCGAAGGCAGCTCCTCCCCAAACTTGGACATCGATTCCCAAGTGCCGCTTGTACCAAGCCTGCAGGGATGGAGCGTCTTTGGCCTTGAAGAAAATGCCACCGATGCCAGTGACTCGTTTCATGTGACCTCCTATGTGTGATGGTAATGAGAGATATTTTTTTCTACGGCCCAACGGACTGGAGCTCCGCCATTCACAAATTGATGCCTTCCCGAAGGGGCACTTCGTGTTGGCAAAAGACGGCGGACGGGTTAGTTGCATTGCAGTTTCACCTTGAGTGACTGGTTAGACTGAAACATTATTTCAAATATTGTTTAAAAAATAATTCATTAACTTGGTGCAAGATTACACATTCTTCTCCACTTGGTAATATCAATATATTCGTAGGATAGCTACGTATCATATATTTCTTTTCTATTTTATCAGTCAATTTAATCTGAGGCCAATTAATCCCATGTTCTTTTATTACCATTTTTGCTTTTTCTTCATTCTGGAGCTTTATAAAGCTAATAAATTGAATGCGTGTTTCTGGATATTCTTTCATTGCCCCAACTAAAGAAGGAATCTCTTCTATACAAGGTTTACACCACTCACCCCAAAAATTTAAGAGTACATATTTTCCTTTAAAAGAATTTAATGAAATTGAATCTCCATCAAGAGAAATAAACTTATTATTCCAAAATTCTTGTTTCAGTTTAACTTTTTGAACGGAGGATATTGTAAGCGAGTCATTATACTGTTTATAATAGAAAGTGTTTTCATCAAGCGTTTTTTCAACTTCTACCCATTTCCCATACGGATCTATGCGATCAATCTTGAAGTTTTGATTTCCTAAAGTAAAAATATCATTTAATTTGAATACACGATCCTTGTCCAAAAACCGAAGGGCGCCATTTTCACCATTGTCTATCAAAAGTACATCGTCATCATCGTTAAACAACCCATTGTTACTGAAATCAAAAAGACCAATGGAATATTTTGTTTTATTTACAACGATCGATCCTCGTCGCACAGAAACTCTTTCCGCAAAATAAAAACTTCCCGCAGAACCCTTAAAATCCGGTTCGCCATAAAATCCTCCTAAAACCTTTGCCAATTTTGGGTTCAAATTATTGAACTGATCAAGGTTATTATTTCGAGTTGTATCGGGAAGATCAAAAAATCTGCTCTTATAAGTATTCGCCCTGCTAAATAATATTTTTGTCCGCTGTTGCACATCCTTAGGAGCGATAATGTCAAAACTTATTGTATCCTGTTTAAACGGAAAGAATAGCGGTAACCCATCATCGGTAAGATCGTTGTTCATATTTCTATCAATATATAACAAGTCTCCATTTATTTTTGATTCCAACATCACGACGATATCAGGATCATCCGTCATCTTCCAACTGTAAAACTCTGTTAGAAAACGTCTGGATTGATTATCACCGGGAGGAAGTTTCACAGGCTTTGACGGTTGAGATTTTAAGACGTGAATACTAAAATCATCATCATCCTTAGTTGTTAAACTATCAAGATTTATTCGAGCTACTTGACCCACCAAAATAGTGGTTTGTATAATGTTACATATTAAAAATAATCGATAAAATGACATTTATTCACTGCCCTATATTTCTGCCGAACTAAGTATTAGCATAGTTTGTATTCTTAACGGAATGTACCATTTTCTCCCCCACCCCACAATTCTACAATCCCACAATCGCGTAAATACGGGATACCTCAATTGTAATATCTACAGTCTGATCTTTTGTTATCCCGTGAATACGTTATGCCTTAAAATTCAATTCTGAAGACATATCTGGGTGAGGTCACGTAAATGCGTTATGCCTGTTATAGCAATGTTTTTTTTGATCTCGTAAACAATCTTTACACATGATTTAATACTAAATCTCTGACCGGCAAAATAGATAGATCTCACATTCATTGCGATAATACGCATCCAAACCATACATCATTGTTGTGAAGAAGGTCGTAACTTCGTGGTCGTATTAATGTCGGCAACAATGCGAAAGTAGTAGTGTATCATATTCAAGACAAATTCCGGGGCGAAGTTTGAATTCACTTGTTCGCTTGGGGTTTCTTTATGACAGCTGAAGAATGACAATGAAAGAAGAAGGTGAATTATTTTTTTTATTGTGCAGTCATTTTGGCAAATATTCATTCGGTAGCGGCAGTCCTTGAACCCTGAAGAAGGTGAGCTGATCAAAATATCCCCGTTGAAAAACAATCTGATCGTGCTTTACCTGAAAAAAACCACAGCCACGCAAGCCAAGAGGATCACTCCACTCCAATATTGCCCATTCACCCGCTTCGTGAATTGTCTCCGGAATGCAGACCATCGTTGCGCGGCTAAATTCCACTTCGAATAACCGTCGAATTTCGTTTCTCCCTTTGAGCGGTGTTGTTACTACTTGATGGTTCACTGCATCGGGTGCATAAAGCGATACCAATCCTTCCACATCCGCTGCATTAAACCGCTCGACCCATTGTTTGACTATTTCTGCCGGTGTCATAATGTTGGTATTGAATGTTGATTATTGATCTGAATTTCCATTGTTGATGGTACGCAAAAACTTCACAAATTGAAATTATATTTCGCAAGAGCAAAGATGTTTTGTTGAATGATGGGGGTAAAACTGCGGCGGCAATATTAACCTTCTTGTAACAATTGAAGCACTTCCTGTGCAAAGTCGTCATCCAAAAAACGGGTAAAAATTGTTTGCAATTCGACCGGTGCAATTTGTAAGGCAGTATGATGCAATAACACATCTAGCAATGTTTTGCGTTTATTACTCTCTAGTGAAAGGATATTCACCAGCTGTTCTTTCACGTCGGGATTTTTGAGTGCAATATCCATCAAATCCGCAAACACTTCACGTTCAGGTATCGTTGAAGGCATACATCCTCCTATTTCAGTAAAACAATCTTCTTCATCTGAGAGCGGACACCGCTTTGCAGTTTTGCAAAATAGACTCCGCTCGCAAATTGTGATCCGTTCCATTGAACAGAATATGTTCCCGGTTCTTTCTGTTCGCTCACTAATGTCGATACATTTTTTCCTGTTTCATCATACACAGTTAATGTAACAAAACTTGAGACCTCAATTTCAAATCTCAATGTCGTTGTTGGATTAAAAGGATTCGGATAATTCTGTTCCAACCGGAATTCTGTGGCGACGGAAGGTTCAGGACGTATGGAAGTTATGCCGTCAAATAATTTTCGTTCAAAAACTCCATTACCGTGTGTTACTGCACGAACCGATTTGTTCTTTCGTGAAATGCTTAAATCCATAATCGAAGTTGCATCATATAGTCCATTATTGAAACTGATCCACGTGGTACCGTTATTTGTGGAAACATACACACCCAGATCATTTCCCACATAAACCTGTTTCGTGTCAAAAGGATTGATGACCACAGCAGATGTTGGAACATCAGGTAAACCGGCACCAATATCGCTCCACGTAGTGCCAGCATCAGCGGACTTGTAAAGATGCGATATAAAAAATCCGGAGAGAGTCACATACAAAACTTTGGAATCGTTCGGATCAACGGCAATATCAATCATGTATCTGTCCGGCAATGTACCGGTAATATTTGTCCATGTTGTTCCGCCATTGGTTGTACGGAATATTCTTGCACGGGATGAGACCGGCGTTGTTGATACATACACTGTATCGGAATTGGTGGGCGAAATAGCAATCGTCAGGACAGGATTACCATCCAATGCAGTATTAGCGTTGGTGGTTGTCCAACTTACGCCGGCGTTTGTCGTCTTAAATACTTTATCTTTTCCGGCATAGAGAATTTTTGGATTCGATTCAGAAAGTGTATAGGGACCGACAAAATTTGTTGCTGCTCCACTGGGTATAGACATTCCACTAAACGAAATACCGCGATTTATAGAACGGAGTATATTCAAACTTTGCCATGAACCGTACATTGTATCCACACTGGTCGGACTCATTGCTGTCATGCATCCGTCGCCACCAATTACTCTATACCAAGCAACAGACCCATCATAGATTGCCGTAGCATTGTCTTGCATTCCACCAATAGCAATATTTGAATCGAGCCATGCGGATGAAAATCCATTATAAAATTGCGTCGTTTGATATCCGCCGTTTCTTCCTTCGAATGTCTCGCCGCCATCTGTTGAACAGAACACTCCGCCGTCGTTTCCAAAATAGATTTTGTCATAGTTTGTGGGATCGTACACAATTGCATGATGATCTGCGTGGGAATAATTTGGGGGTCCTTCCGGTTCGCCGGGTAACGGTTTTCCGAAATACCATGCAGCCCAATCGGATTTTTGCGTTAATTTCAAACCGCCATTCGTGGATTTAAAAAGATCTACTCCACCGCAAATGATCTTGGATGAATCACCGGGATCGACTCCGACAATATGTGAATACCATCCCTGATACGACGCATAATCAAACGTACTAATGGTCGTCCATGTATCACCGTAATTCGTTGTCTTACATAGCCACGTTCCGCTCACGGCCCCGTTGCCGATACTTGCATATATCACGTTCGGAGCAGATTGATATTGCGCAAAAAGAATCTTCCCGCCGAAGTTTACCGGCAGACCGATCGTCAATTGATCCCATGTTTTTCCGCCATCGAGTGTCCGATAGATTCCGCCACCGACACTTCCAAGATTTCCGTGTGCTGCAATCACCACATTGGAATCGAGCATATCAAAAACGAGATCGGTTCCCATCGGAATATCCGAAACATTCATCCACGTTTTTCCGGTATCCACAGATTTATAAATTCCTTCGCTTGTTGCTGCCCAAACTCGATTGATGAAGTTTGGATGGATCTTCACCGCTTGCACTCCCCATTGATTTGATTTACTCCAATCAAGTGTTTTTTGCCATGTCGCGCCACCATCTGTCGTTTTCAAAATGCCGATTCCATAACTGCCGCGGGTAGTGCGGATACTCAATCCTCCAATGGAGCTATACTGATTATACACTTCACCCGTTCCGATCATCATAACATTGGAATCCTTCGGTGAAATAGCGATGGAACTGACGGCAAGCGTTGGGAATCCGGTCTTCATATAGTGCCATGCAACCGCCCCTTTTCCTTCCGTAAAGCTTCTCCATAATCCGCCGCTGGCAGAACCGGCATAGATCGTCTTCGTATTTTGGGGATTGATTGCCACGGCTAACGTGCGTCCGCCAATATTGTGTGGTCCAATCTGTCGCCACTGATCCCCCGCATCAATCAACTGACTTTCAGAAGATTTCTCAAATTTTTGCCGCACAAACTCGGAGTAGAATTGTTGATCATCAATCAGTTTGTTCGGATAAGCACGCTGAGCATTCCAGAATTGCAGTGCTTGCATTGCGCCGGAGAATTTCAACGGTGTCGGCTT
Proteins encoded in this window:
- a CDS encoding DUF3574 domain-containing protein, which codes for MPPPQDTQDSSVVIERLYFGRNVGDSLMVTESAWRLFLSEVVTPRFPNGLTTWRAEGQWRGSRGVIEREPSFVMELVHPIAVNVEQTVTEIIIEYKQRFHQESVLRLQLNGRATY
- a CDS encoding VOC family protein gives rise to the protein MKRVTGIGGIFFKAKDAPSLQAWYKRHLGIDVQVWGGAAFDWTDAEGKPVAGTTAWLIDPQESNHFAPSSASFMVNYRVEDLHALVKVLKEEGCNVLEKIDDSEYGKFAWVIDPEGNKVELWQPPQGQ
- a CDS encoding TlpA disulfide reductase family protein; translated protein: MGQVARINLDSLTTKDDDDFSIHVLKSQPSKPVKLPPGDNQSRRFLTEFYSWKMTDDPDIVVMLESKINGDLLYIDRNMNNDLTDDGLPLFFPFKQDTISFDIIAPKDVQQRTKILFSRANTYKSRFFDLPDTTRNNNLDQFNNLNPKLAKVLGGFYGEPDFKGSAGSFYFAERVSVRRGSIVVNKTKYSIGLFDFSNNGLFNDDDDVLLIDNGENGALRFLDKDRVFKLNDIFTLGNQNFKIDRIDPYGKWVEVEKTLDENTFYYKQYNDSLTISSVQKVKLKQEFWNNKFISLDGDSISLNSFKGKYVLLNFWGEWCKPCIEEIPSLVGAMKEYPETRIQFISFIKLQNEEKAKMVIKEHGINWPQIKLTDKIEKKYMIRSYPTNILILPSGEECVILHQVNELFFKQYLK
- a CDS encoding nuclear transport factor 2 family protein — its product is MTPAEIVKQWVERFNAADVEGLVSLYAPDAVNHQVVTTPLKGRNEIRRLFEVEFSRATMVCIPETIHEAGEWAILEWSDPLGLRGCGFFQVKHDQIVFQRGYFDQLTFFRVQGLPLPNEYLPK
- a CDS encoding T9SS type A sorting domain-containing protein, with protein sequence MKNTTSFLFAFSCSVFFIFFCLTVIPKPTPLKFSGAMQALQFWNAQRAYPNKLIDDQQFYSEFVRQKFEKSSESQLIDAGDQWRQIGPHNIGGRTLAVAINPQNTKTIYAGSASGGLWRSFTEGKGAVAWHYMKTGFPTLAVSSIAISPKDSNVMMIGTGEVYNQYSSIGGLSIRTTRGSYGIGILKTTDGGATWQKTLDWSKSNQWGVQAVKIHPNFINRVWAATSEGIYKSVDTGKTWMNVSDIPMGTDLVFDMLDSNVVIAAHGNLGSVGGGIYRTLDGGKTWDQLTIGLPVNFGGKILFAQYQSAPNVIYASIGNGAVSGTWLCKTTNYGDTWTTISTFDYASYQGWYSHIVGVDPGDSSKIICGGVDLFKSTNGGLKLTQKSDWAAWYFGKPLPGEPEGPPNYSHADHHAIVYDPTNYDKIYFGNDGGVFCSTDGGETFEGRNGGYQTTQFYNGFSSAWLDSNIAIGGMQDNATAIYDGSVAWYRVIGGDGCMTAMSPTSVDTMYGSWQSLNILRSINRGISFSGMSIPSGAATNFVGPYTLSESNPKILYAGKDKVFKTTNAGVSWTTTNANTALDGNPVLTIAISPTNSDTVYVSTTPVSSRARIFRTTNGGTTWTNITGTLPDRYMIDIAVDPNDSKVLYVTLSGFFISHLYKSADAGTTWSDIGAGLPDVPTSAVVINPFDTKQVYVGNDLGVYVSTNNGTTWISFNNGLYDATSIMDLSISRKNKSVRAVTHGNGVFERKLFDGITSIRPEPSVATEFRLEQNYPNPFNPTTTLRFEIEVSSFVTLTVYDETGKNVSTLVSEQKEPGTYSVQWNGSQFASGVYFAKLQSGVRSQMKKIVLLK